The Anastrepha ludens isolate Willacy chromosome 2, idAnaLude1.1, whole genome shotgun sequence genome contains a region encoding:
- the LOC128871796 gene encoding splicing factor YJU2 → MSERKVLNKYYPPDFDPSKIPRMKLAKNRQYTVRLMAPFNMRCKTCGEYIYKGKKFNARKEDVENETYLGIRIYRFYIKCTRCLQEISFKTDPKNTDYEIEAGATRNFMALKLAEEQARRQIEEEREEEANNPMKLLENRTQQSRNEIEMLESLEELRDLNRRQHNVDYESMLQQYNNTESEQERLKREEKEDEDFVRSINFKTNKSSGKIVAEEIIEEIKDETSLPSEAKKVKVSMSLAPAVSISKNKSFTTKTSNLVKRKTPLVIPKSNPPTAAVSSEVVNASPSKLESAKHAENKNGGLSLLSNYLSSSEESN, encoded by the exons ATGTCGGAACGGAAAGTGTTAAAT AAATATTATCCGCCGGATTTTGATCCTTCGAAAATCCCGCGTATGAAATTGGCTAAAAATCGACAATACACTGTACGTTTAATGGCGCCATTCAACATGAGATGCAAGACTTGCGGTGAATACATTTATAAAGGGAAAAAGTTCAACGCTCGAAAGGAGGATGTCGAAAATGAAACGTATCTAGGAATACGTATTTATCGTTTCTACATCAAATGCACTCGTTGTCTTCAGGAGATTTCCTTTAAGACAGATCCGAAGAACACTGATTACGAAATCGAGGCAGGTGCAACAAGAAATTTCATGGCTTTAAAATTAGCGGAGGAACAAGCACGCAGGCAAATTG AGGAAGAGCGTGAAGAAGAAGCGAACAATCCCATGAAGTTGCTGGAGAATCGCACGCAACAGTCACGTAACGAAATAGAAATGCTTGAATCTTTGGAAGAGCTACGCGATTTAAATCGTCGCCAACACAACGTGGATTACGAATCAATGTTGCAACAGTATAATAACACTGAATCTGAACAGGAACGACTAAAACGTGAGGAAAAAGAAGATGAAGATTTCGTGAG GTccataaatttcaaaacaaataaatctagTGGGAAAATTGTAGCTGAAGAAATAATAGAAGAAATTAAAGACGAAACATCTTTACCATCTGAAGCAAAGAAAGTGAAAGTCAGCATGTCATTAGCACCTGCCGTcagtatttcaaaaaataaatctttcacAACAAAAACTTCGAACCTCGTAAAAAGGAAAACGCCGCTTGTTATACCGAAATCCAATCCACCAACTGCAGCAGTTTCTTCCGAAGTGGTGAATGCAAGTCCCAGTAAGTTAGAAAGTGCAAAACatgctgaaaataaaaatggaggGCTGTCGTTGCTTTCAAATTATCTCAGTAGTTCCGAAGAATCGAACTGA